A region of Subtercola boreus DNA encodes the following proteins:
- a CDS encoding NAD+ synthase yields MPRLRLALAQTNPIVGDLEGNSAGIVAAVRRARDAGADLVAFGEMALSGYPIEDLASRPSFLAACRARAEALATELDEAGLGDIVVVVGHPDGPFEPRSFTTTNAPTAIAQNVASIIQNGEIKARYAKHHLPNYSVFDEYRIFIAGDELLVLRMRGVDVALIICEDLWRDGGPVNRVASADAGVLLVINASPYERDKNEVRLPLVVRRAVENDTIVAYVNIVGGQDDLLFDGDSVVVSAAGTIMARAPQFQPHLLVVDIDPEAATLDDLPADVARVSLDLPESGSVTPQTALTADIAVVPDELEQVWNALVLGLGDYVRKNGFRSVVLGLSGGIDSAVCAVLAADAIGASQVYGVSMPSRWSSDHSRSDADDLADRIGVHYETQAIADLVQPVETQLALDGVAAENLQARIRGIILMGLSNQKGHLVLTTGNKSELAVGYSTIYGDSVGGFAPLKDVPKMLVWELARWRNAFAARRGETPPIPENSISKPPSAELRPDQTDQDSLPEYEILDALLEDYINGGFGRDELVARGFDAETVDRIISLVDHSEWKRRQSAIGTKISRTAFGRDRRLPITYRPTAVN; encoded by the coding sequence ATGCCGAGACTTCGCTTAGCGCTGGCCCAGACCAACCCGATTGTCGGAGACCTCGAAGGCAACTCTGCCGGGATCGTCGCCGCCGTGCGACGCGCCCGTGACGCGGGTGCCGACCTGGTCGCCTTCGGGGAGATGGCCCTCTCGGGCTACCCCATCGAAGACCTGGCGTCCCGGCCGTCGTTCCTCGCTGCCTGCCGCGCGCGGGCCGAAGCGCTCGCGACAGAGCTCGACGAGGCCGGCCTCGGCGACATCGTGGTGGTGGTCGGGCACCCCGACGGTCCGTTCGAGCCCCGCTCCTTCACGACCACGAACGCGCCGACGGCGATCGCCCAGAACGTGGCCTCGATCATCCAGAACGGGGAGATCAAGGCGCGCTACGCGAAGCACCACCTGCCGAACTACTCGGTGTTCGACGAGTACCGCATCTTCATCGCCGGCGACGAACTGCTGGTGCTGCGGATGCGCGGGGTCGACGTCGCGCTCATCATCTGCGAAGACCTCTGGCGTGATGGCGGGCCCGTCAACCGCGTCGCTTCGGCCGACGCCGGAGTACTGCTCGTGATCAACGCCTCGCCGTACGAGCGCGACAAGAACGAGGTGCGCCTGCCGCTCGTCGTGCGGCGCGCCGTCGAGAACGACACCATCGTCGCCTACGTGAACATCGTCGGAGGCCAGGACGACCTCCTCTTCGACGGCGACAGCGTGGTGGTGTCGGCGGCCGGAACGATCATGGCGCGCGCGCCCCAGTTCCAGCCGCACCTGCTGGTGGTCGACATCGACCCCGAAGCAGCGACGCTCGACGACCTGCCGGCGGATGTCGCGCGCGTGTCACTCGACCTGCCGGAGTCGGGCTCGGTGACGCCCCAGACCGCCCTGACCGCCGACATCGCGGTCGTGCCCGACGAACTCGAGCAGGTCTGGAACGCCCTCGTGCTCGGCCTCGGCGACTATGTGCGGAAGAACGGGTTCCGTTCGGTGGTGCTCGGGCTCTCGGGCGGGATCGACTCGGCGGTCTGCGCCGTGCTCGCCGCCGACGCGATCGGGGCTTCCCAGGTCTACGGCGTCTCGATGCCGAGCCGCTGGTCGTCCGACCACTCGCGTTCCGACGCCGACGACCTCGCCGACCGCATCGGCGTGCACTACGAGACCCAGGCCATCGCCGACCTCGTGCAGCCCGTCGAGACGCAGCTCGCCCTCGACGGGGTCGCGGCCGAGAACCTGCAGGCGCGCATCCGGGGCATCATCCTGATGGGGCTCTCGAACCAGAAGGGCCACCTCGTGCTGACGACGGGGAACAAGAGCGAGCTCGCCGTGGGCTACTCGACCATCTACGGTGACTCGGTCGGCGGGTTCGCACCGCTGAAGGATGTTCCGAAGATGCTCGTCTGGGAGCTCGCCCGCTGGCGGAACGCCTTTGCGGCGCGGCGCGGCGAGACGCCGCCGATCCCCGAGAACTCGATCTCGAAGCCGCCGTCGGCCGAACTCCGCCCCGACCAGACCGATCAGGACTCGCTCCCCGAGTACGAGATCCTGGATGCCCTGCTGGAGGATTACATCAACGGCGGGTTCGGCCGTGACGAACTCGTCGCCCGCGGGTTCGACGCCGAGACCGTCGACCGCATCATCTCGCTCGTCGACCACTCGGAGTGGAAGCGCCGGCAGAGCGCGATCGGCACCAAGATCTCCCGCACCGCCTTCGGCCGCGACCGTCGCCTGCCGATCACCTACCGCCCGACGGCGGTCAACTGA